The Deltaproteobacteria bacterium genome window below encodes:
- a CDS encoding RDD family protein — protein sequence MAPRRPRSPKPSFCPVCDAPLAPDVAAGTEPSCPSCATALAPFVAAGFWRRFAAAMIDGAILLFTAGPLAWMVAAASDEPALLSGKTALESLLHLFELSAGAIARKGAPLGLMAVLYLALFWHLSGRTPGQKLLGIRVVDRRGHRPNAARAIVRGLVAVLGVLPGALGWLWIVVDMEKRAWHDWLAGTWAVRDP from the coding sequence ATGGCCCCTCGGCGTCCGCGATCGCCCAAGCCGTCGTTCTGCCCGGTCTGCGATGCTCCCCTCGCGCCCGACGTCGCGGCCGGGACCGAGCCGAGCTGCCCGAGCTGCGCCACCGCGCTCGCGCCGTTCGTGGCGGCGGGCTTCTGGCGCCGCTTCGCCGCGGCGATGATCGACGGCGCGATCCTGCTGTTCACGGCCGGCCCGCTGGCGTGGATGGTCGCGGCCGCCAGCGACGAGCCCGCGCTGCTGTCGGGCAAGACTGCGCTCGAGTCACTGCTGCACCTGTTCGAGCTCAGCGCCGGCGCGATCGCCCGCAAGGGTGCACCGCTGGGCCTGATGGCGGTGCTGTACCTCGCGTTGTTCTGGCACCTGTCGGGGCGTACGCCGGGGCAGAAGCTGCTCGGGATCCGCGTGGTCGATCGTCGCGGCCATCGACCCAACGCCGCGCGCGCGATCGTGCGGGGACTCGTCGCCGTGCTGGGGGTGTTGCCGGGTGCGCTCGGGTGGCTCTGGATCGTCGTCGACATGGAGAAGCGCGCCTGGCACGACTGGCTCGCGGGCACCTGGGCGGTGAGGGATCCGTGA
- a CDS encoding 16S rRNA (uracil(1498)-N(3))-methyltransferase — protein MSVRVFHAGELTPDATVELVGDELHYLVRVRRAAKGDVVEVLDGAGHGARAVLERVDARSATLRVDAAIAYADTPTLELWLGMPDVDATLACITAACELGVTRLTLVRTAFAQAQLPGRARIDRVLQAAMRQCGRPQPPVIAGPLALADLLARTEPRGGWIAWERLRDAAAPSPPRVARLFVGPEGGLREDEVRACEDAGMSACSLGPWTLRAPTAVVAGLGRLRALT, from the coding sequence ATGAGCGTGCGGGTGTTCCACGCCGGCGAGCTCACGCCGGACGCGACCGTCGAGCTGGTCGGTGACGAGCTGCACTACCTCGTGCGCGTGCGCCGTGCAGCGAAGGGCGACGTGGTCGAGGTGCTCGACGGCGCCGGCCACGGTGCGCGCGCGGTGCTCGAGCGCGTCGATGCGCGCAGCGCAACCCTGCGCGTCGACGCAGCGATCGCGTACGCCGACACGCCGACGCTCGAGCTGTGGCTCGGCATGCCCGACGTCGACGCGACGCTGGCGTGCATCACCGCCGCGTGCGAGCTCGGCGTGACACGGCTGACCCTGGTGCGCACCGCGTTCGCGCAGGCGCAGCTGCCCGGGCGCGCGCGGATCGATCGCGTGCTGCAAGCAGCGATGCGGCAGTGCGGCCGGCCGCAGCCACCGGTGATCGCCGGGCCGCTCGCACTCGCGGACCTGCTCGCGCGGACCGAGCCGCGCGGTGGCTGGATCGCGTGGGAGCGCCTGCGCGACGCTGCGGCCCCGAGCCCCCCGCGGGTCGCACGTCTGTTCGTGGGTCCTGAAGGCGGACTCCGTGAGGACGAGGTGCGCGCGTGCGAGGACGCGGGGATGAGCGCGTGCTCGCTCGGCCCGTGGACCCTGCGCGCCCCCACGGCGGTCGTGGCGGGGCTCGGACGACTGCGCGCGCTCACCTGA
- a CDS encoding 50S ribosomal protein L11 methyltransferase, whose product MTTTPTPPWAIVTFRVSPDRSTREAWSATLVQLEEAAACIAAIDGVSGVETRDPRDPGGPAAPEMVVYTTPEQLLTVQARAERLVDAFGLAAHATGEVRTDDDWRDAWKQFYRKTVLGDGQLLLRPSWLPREDGDPAVELVLDPGRAFGTGLHETTQLCLDRVAAIARAPGPPPRRVLDLGCGSGILALVAARLLPRAEVLAVDDDPEATATTHENAIANSLESRLQIRTGDVDAVDDASFDLVLANIRAHTLIPRAAALARCTRPGGVVVLSGVLDDERDAVAAAYREAGFVHDPDISPWPRQRGEWVALDLRRGP is encoded by the coding sequence ATGACCACGACACCGACGCCGCCCTGGGCGATCGTCACGTTCCGTGTTTCCCCTGACCGCTCCACGCGTGAGGCGTGGTCTGCAACACTCGTGCAACTCGAGGAGGCCGCGGCGTGCATCGCCGCGATCGATGGCGTCAGCGGTGTCGAGACCCGAGATCCGCGGGATCCCGGCGGACCCGCGGCGCCCGAGATGGTGGTGTACACGACGCCGGAACAGCTGTTGACCGTACAAGCCCGGGCAGAACGCCTCGTCGACGCGTTCGGCCTCGCCGCGCACGCCACCGGTGAGGTCCGCACGGATGACGACTGGCGCGATGCTTGGAAGCAGTTCTACCGCAAGACCGTCCTCGGCGACGGACAGCTGCTGCTGCGCCCGAGCTGGCTACCACGCGAGGACGGTGATCCCGCGGTGGAGCTGGTGCTCGACCCCGGACGCGCCTTCGGCACCGGTCTGCACGAGACCACGCAGCTGTGCCTCGATCGCGTGGCAGCCATTGCGCGTGCGCCCGGACCGCCGCCACGGCGGGTGCTCGATCTCGGCTGCGGCTCCGGCATCCTCGCGCTGGTCGCCGCGCGCCTGCTCCCGCGGGCCGAGGTCCTCGCGGTCGACGACGATCCCGAGGCGACGGCGACGACCCACGAGAACGCGATCGCCAACAGCCTCGAGTCGCGGCTGCAGATCCGCACCGGCGACGTCGACGCGGTCGACGACGCGAGCTTCGACCTCGTGCTCGCGAACATCCGGGCGCACACGCTGATCCCTCGCGCGGCGGCGCTGGCCCGGTGCACGCGACCCGGTGGCGTGGTGGTGCTGTCGGGTGTGCTCGACGACGAGCGCGACGCAGTCGCGGCCGCCTATCGCGAGGCCGGGTTCGTCCATGATCCCGACATCTCACCTTGGCCGCGCCAGCGGGGCGAGTGGGTCGCGCTCGATCTGCGACGCGGACCATGA
- a CDS encoding PilZ domain-containing protein, producing MTNTHERRTQPRAQLHGNVTAFVGDERVDCAALDISAAGLAILSPQLRSPGQFVRVNFCLTPQAGTPRWYDADGVVVRATQGRGGVVLGVQFVVIEDRVARDVHAYVAATRQAAFVAEMRRVSGTSEVEFGPGGPPPERMPDANFPPKATGEFSPPAGARSPSTGETARHTTSEYGTSEPAPPAGPRRSSQTVAHAPAARTEGAPSRSRTPSSTATPAAPPRAAAAKPPTSDASRDRMNESAQKAEIAALIRDALAEVDGTLDSKKGRKK from the coding sequence ATGACGAACACCCACGAGCGACGCACACAGCCCCGCGCGCAGCTCCACGGCAACGTGACCGCGTTCGTCGGCGACGAGCGGGTGGATTGTGCCGCGCTCGACATCAGTGCGGCCGGCCTGGCGATCCTCAGCCCACAGCTGCGATCGCCTGGCCAGTTCGTGCGCGTGAACTTCTGCCTCACCCCGCAGGCAGGAACGCCACGGTGGTACGACGCCGATGGCGTCGTCGTCCGTGCGACGCAGGGTCGCGGTGGCGTGGTGCTCGGCGTGCAGTTCGTGGTGATCGAGGATCGGGTCGCGCGCGACGTGCATGCTTACGTCGCTGCGACGCGACAGGCCGCGTTCGTGGCCGAGATGCGTCGGGTGTCCGGGACCAGCGAGGTGGAGTTCGGCCCCGGTGGGCCACCCCCGGAGCGCATGCCCGACGCGAACTTCCCACCCAAGGCGACCGGGGAGTTCTCCCCGCCGGCAGGTGCCCGTAGCCCGTCGACCGGCGAGACGGCACGCCATACGACCTCCGAGTACGGCACCAGTGAGCCCGCACCGCCGGCGGGCCCGCGACGCAGCAGCCAGACCGTGGCGCACGCGCCCGCGGCCCGCACCGAAGGGGCGCCCTCGCGATCGCGAACGCCGTCGTCCACCGCCACGCCGGCCGCGCCCCCGCGCGCGGCTGCAGCGAAGCCCCCGACTTCGGACGCCTCCCGCGATCGCATGAACGAGTCGGCGCAGAAGGCCGAGATCGCCGCGCTGATCCGCGATGCGCTGGCCGAGGTGGACGGCACCCTCGACAGCAAGAAGGGCCGCAAGAAGTAA
- the atpC gene encoding ATP synthase F1 subunit epsilon, translating into MSDTSIKLDILTPMGAIRDGIEVPGVEVPGVLGEIGVLPRHEALITALVPGVVRFREGATQVRLAVGAGFLEVKEAGRVIILCDRAAEADQIDRAAVTKRLGEVKAALEHDKGPIEAGEHRALDDERMWLEAQLRVAAH; encoded by the coding sequence ATGTCCGACACATCGATCAAGCTCGACATCCTCACGCCCATGGGCGCGATCCGTGACGGCATCGAGGTGCCGGGCGTCGAGGTGCCGGGCGTGCTCGGCGAGATCGGCGTGCTGCCCCGCCACGAGGCGCTGATCACCGCGCTGGTGCCGGGTGTGGTCCGCTTCCGCGAGGGCGCGACCCAGGTGCGCCTGGCCGTCGGTGCCGGCTTCCTCGAGGTGAAGGAGGCCGGGCGCGTGATCATCCTGTGCGACCGCGCGGCCGAGGCCGATCAGATCGATCGCGCCGCGGTGACCAAGCGGCTCGGCGAGGTCAAGGCCGCGCTCGAGCACGACAAGGGCCCCATCGAGGCCGGTGAGCACCGGGCACTCGACGACGAGCGCATGTGGCTCGAGGCCCAGCTGCGCGTCGCGGCGCACTGA
- the atpD gene encoding F0F1 ATP synthase subunit beta: protein MTTSFTPPSDKPLFGDLPPAPTVSVGKVGRVLQVIGPVVDVEFEDHLPEVNVALTVTNASIDDRPDNLVLEVAMHLGERTVRTISMDSTDGLVRGMPVKDTGKPISVPVGKKTLGRILNVVGDPVDEQGEVGAEERWPIHRKAPAFVDQSTKVEPFVTGIKVIDLLAPYRRGGKIGLFGGAGVGKTVLLMELINNVGKKHGGFSVFAGVGERTREGNDLYFEMIESGVIQAEWDHENRQVTSVDPDKSKVALVYGQMNEPPGARARVALSGLTIAEYFRDTMGQDVMLFVDNIFRFTQAGSEVSALLGRIPSAVGYQPTLATEMGVLQERITTTNKGSITSVQAIYVPADDLTDPAPATAFAHLDATTVLSRALTEIGIYPAVDPLDSTSTILAPDVVGAEHYRVARRVQQILQKYKELQDIIKILGMDELSEEDRLLVARARKIQKFLSQPFHVAEQFTGMQGKFVELEDTVNSFREIAEGKHDDLPEDAFYMVGGIADAVEKAKELAKKS, encoded by the coding sequence ATGACCACCAGCTTCACTCCGCCCTCCGACAAGCCCCTCTTCGGTGACCTGCCGCCCGCCCCGACCGTCTCGGTCGGCAAGGTCGGCCGCGTCCTGCAGGTGATCGGTCCCGTCGTCGACGTCGAGTTCGAAGACCACCTGCCCGAGGTCAACGTCGCGCTCACGGTCACCAACGCGTCGATCGACGACCGCCCGGACAACCTCGTGCTCGAGGTCGCGATGCACCTCGGCGAGCGTACCGTTCGCACCATCTCGATGGACTCGACCGACGGTCTCGTGCGCGGCATGCCGGTCAAGGACACCGGCAAGCCCATCAGCGTGCCGGTCGGCAAGAAGACCCTCGGCCGCATCCTCAACGTCGTCGGCGACCCGGTCGACGAGCAGGGCGAGGTCGGTGCCGAGGAGCGCTGGCCGATCCATCGCAAGGCCCCCGCGTTCGTCGACCAGAGCACCAAGGTCGAGCCGTTCGTCACCGGCATCAAGGTCATCGACCTGCTCGCGCCCTACCGTCGCGGTGGCAAGATCGGCCTCTTCGGCGGCGCCGGCGTCGGCAAGACCGTGCTCCTGATGGAGCTCATCAACAACGTCGGCAAGAAGCACGGCGGCTTCTCGGTGTTCGCCGGCGTCGGCGAGCGCACCCGCGAGGGCAACGACCTCTACTTCGAGATGATCGAGTCGGGCGTCATCCAGGCCGAGTGGGACCACGAGAACCGCCAGGTCACCTCGGTCGATCCCGACAAGTCGAAGGTGGCGCTGGTCTACGGCCAGATGAACGAGCCCCCGGGTGCCCGCGCCCGCGTGGCGCTCTCGGGCCTGACCATCGCGGAGTACTTCCGCGACACCATGGGCCAGGACGTGATGCTCTTCGTCGACAACATCTTCCGCTTCACGCAGGCGGGCTCCGAGGTGTCGGCGTTGCTCGGTCGCATCCCCTCCGCGGTGGGTTACCAGCCGACGCTGGCCACCGAGATGGGCGTGCTGCAGGAGCGCATCACCACCACCAACAAGGGCTCGATCACCTCGGTGCAGGCCATCTACGTGCCCGCCGACGACCTCACCGACCCGGCGCCCGCGACCGCGTTCGCGCACTTGGACGCGACCACGGTGCTCAGCCGCGCCCTGACCGAGATCGGCATCTACCCGGCGGTCGATCCGCTCGACTCGACCAGCACCATCCTCGCGCCCGACGTCGTCGGTGCCGAGCACTACCGCGTCGCCCGCCGCGTCCAGCAGATCCTGCAGAAGTACAAGGAGCTGCAGGACATCATCAAGATCCTCGGCATGGACGAGCTGTCCGAAGAGGACCGCCTGCTGGTCGCCCGCGCCCGCAAGATCCAGAAGTTCCTGAGCCAGCCCTTCCACGTCGCCGAGCAGTTCACCGGCATGCAGGGTAAGTTCGTCGAGCTCGAGGACACCGTGAACAGCTTCCGCGAGATCGCCGAGGGCAAGCACGACGACCTGCCCGAGGACGCGTTCTACATGGTCGGTGGCATCGCCGACGCGGTCGAGAAGGCCAAGGAACTCGCGAAGAAGTCCTGA
- the atpG gene encoding ATP synthase F1 subunit gamma, giving the protein MANLKELRNRIGSVKNTRKITAAMSQIASARLKKAQDAVTAAKPYGDRMREVIESLVSGIEASERGAAHPLLEQRKVERELLLVMTADRGLCGGFNTNIARATIAWIRQRRAEGVEVEVVAIGKKAAAALQAARIELRATHEAPTLATLVEVAKAVIADAIAAFTGKSGKRVDAVRLFFNEFVSVLTQKVHNDVIIPLQPGETVASGREPTYEPSREAVLQHLVALAIEARLQQAMFNSIAAEIAARRVAMDAATDNASEMIADLTLVYNRERQAAITKELMEIIGGAEALKG; this is encoded by the coding sequence ATGGCGAACCTCAAAGAGCTGCGCAACCGCATCGGGTCGGTCAAGAACACCCGCAAGATCACCGCGGCGATGAGCCAAATCGCGTCCGCGCGCCTCAAGAAGGCCCAGGACGCGGTCACGGCGGCCAAGCCCTACGGCGATCGCATGCGCGAGGTCATCGAGTCGCTCGTGAGCGGCATCGAGGCGTCCGAGCGCGGCGCGGCCCATCCGCTGCTCGAGCAGCGCAAGGTCGAGCGCGAGCTGTTGCTGGTGATGACCGCCGACCGCGGCCTGTGCGGTGGCTTCAACACCAACATCGCCCGCGCCACGATCGCCTGGATCCGCCAGCGTCGCGCCGAGGGCGTCGAGGTCGAGGTGGTCGCGATCGGCAAGAAGGCCGCCGCGGCGCTGCAGGCCGCGCGCATCGAGCTGCGCGCGACCCACGAGGCCCCGACCCTCGCGACCTTGGTCGAGGTGGCGAAGGCCGTCATCGCCGACGCGATCGCGGCCTTCACCGGCAAGTCCGGCAAGCGGGTCGACGCGGTGCGGCTGTTCTTCAACGAGTTCGTCAGCGTGCTGACCCAGAAGGTCCACAACGACGTCATCATCCCGCTGCAGCCCGGCGAGACCGTCGCCAGCGGCCGCGAGCCCACCTACGAGCCCAGCCGCGAGGCGGTGCTGCAGCACCTGGTCGCGCTGGCGATCGAGGCCCGCCTGCAGCAGGCGATGTTCAACTCCATCGCCGCCGAGATCGCGGCCCGCCGGGTCGCGATGGACGCCGCGACCGACAACGCATCCGAGATGATTGCGGATCTGACCTTGGTCTACAACCGCGAGCGGCAAGCGGCGATCACCAAGGAACTCATGGAAATCATCGGCGGCGCCGAGGCCCTCAAGGGCTAG
- a CDS encoding F0F1 ATP synthase subunit alpha yields the protein MEIRADEISRIIREQVAGYDNSLSVQETGTVLTVGDGIARVDGLGNAMAGELLDFPHGVRGMVLNLEEGNVGIALLGNDHLIKEGDTVKRTGTIMSVPVGKGLIGRVVNALGEPIDGQGPLVDVESRVVEIKAPGIVKRKSVHEPMQTGIKAIDAMIPIGRGQRELIIGDRQTGKTAVAVDTILNQKGQNMICVYVAIGQKQSTVATVVDRLRRAGAMEYTIVVAATSSESAPLQFLAPYSGVTMGEFFRDNGGHALLVYDDLSKQAVAYRQLSLLLRRPPGREAYPGDVFFLHSRLLERACKLSNKEGAGSLTALPIIETQAGDVSAYIPTNVISITDGQIFLEGQLFNRGIRPALNVGISVSRVGGSAQIPAMKRYAGTLRLYLAQYRELEAFSQFASDLDKATRATLNRGARLVELLKQPQYQPLDVALQVASIRAGTTGELDELELAHVAKFEKELHDWLKEKRGPLLDQVRAAKKKDELVQLDKDLDEAIVTFKKTFKA from the coding sequence ATGGAGATCCGAGCCGACGAAATCAGCCGCATCATCCGCGAGCAAGTCGCGGGGTACGACAACAGCCTCTCGGTGCAGGAGACCGGCACCGTGCTGACGGTCGGTGACGGCATCGCGCGCGTGGACGGCCTCGGCAACGCCATGGCCGGCGAGCTGCTCGACTTCCCGCACGGCGTGCGCGGCATGGTGTTGAACCTCGAAGAGGGCAACGTCGGCATCGCGCTGCTGGGCAACGACCACCTCATCAAGGAGGGCGACACCGTCAAGCGCACCGGCACCATCATGAGCGTGCCGGTCGGCAAGGGCCTCATCGGTCGCGTCGTGAACGCGCTCGGCGAGCCCATCGACGGTCAGGGCCCGCTGGTCGACGTCGAGAGCCGCGTGGTCGAGATCAAGGCGCCCGGCATCGTGAAGCGCAAGAGCGTGCACGAGCCGATGCAGACCGGCATCAAGGCCATCGACGCCATGATCCCGATTGGCCGTGGTCAGCGCGAGCTCATCATCGGCGACCGCCAGACTGGCAAGACCGCCGTGGCCGTGGACACGATTCTGAACCAGAAGGGTCAGAACATGATCTGCGTCTACGTCGCGATCGGTCAGAAGCAGTCGACCGTCGCGACCGTGGTCGACCGCCTGCGCCGCGCCGGCGCGATGGAGTACACCATCGTGGTCGCCGCGACCTCGTCCGAGTCGGCCCCGCTGCAGTTCCTCGCGCCGTACTCCGGCGTGACGATGGGCGAGTTCTTCCGCGACAACGGCGGCCACGCGCTGCTGGTCTACGACGACCTCTCCAAGCAGGCGGTCGCCTACCGCCAGCTGTCGCTGCTGCTGCGCCGCCCGCCGGGTCGCGAGGCCTACCCGGGCGACGTGTTCTTCCTGCACAGCCGCCTGCTCGAGCGCGCTTGCAAGCTCTCCAACAAGGAGGGTGCGGGCTCGCTGACGGCGCTGCCGATCATCGAGACCCAGGCCGGTGACGTCTCGGCGTACATCCCGACCAACGTCATCTCCATCACCGACGGCCAGATCTTCCTCGAGGGTCAGCTGTTCAACCGCGGCATCCGCCCCGCGCTCAACGTCGGCATCAGTGTGTCGCGCGTGGGTGGCTCGGCGCAGATCCCCGCGATGAAGCGCTACGCCGGCACGCTGCGCCTGTACCTCGCGCAGTACCGCGAGCTCGAGGCGTTCTCGCAGTTCGCCTCCGACCTCGACAAGGCCACCCGCGCGACGCTCAACCGCGGCGCTCGCCTGGTCGAGCTGCTCAAGCAGCCGCAGTATCAGCCGCTCGACGTCGCGCTGCAGGTCGCGTCGATCCGCGCCGGCACCACCGGTGAGCTCGACGAGCTCGAGCTCGCCCACGTGGCGAAGTTCGAGAAGGAGCTGCACGACTGGCTCAAGGAGAAGCGGGGCCCCCTGCTCGATCAGGTCCGCGCCGCCAAGAAGAAGGACGAGCTGGTCCAGCTCGACAAGGACCTCGACGAGGCCATCGTGACCTTCAAGAAGACCTTCAAGGCCTAG
- the atpH gene encoding ATP synthase F1 subunit delta has product MIPGSLARRYARALLQLAPSPAARDKYAKDLGALAELGRAADENGLTLLAALSSRRFSVADRKKLLEALGRRVGADPMVIKFLAHAIDKDRIVGLPEISRAFLRLSDEAANRVQAEITSAAPMSADAVSRLQQALATATGKTVVVTTAVDPALLGGVVTKVGSYVIDGSLRTQLARMRETLQH; this is encoded by the coding sequence GTGATTCCCGGAAGCCTCGCCCGTCGCTACGCCCGCGCGCTGCTGCAGCTGGCGCCCTCGCCCGCTGCCCGCGACAAGTACGCCAAGGACCTCGGCGCGCTCGCCGAGCTCGGCCGCGCCGCCGACGAGAACGGCCTCACGCTGCTGGCCGCGCTGTCGAGCCGCCGCTTCTCGGTCGCCGATCGCAAGAAGCTGCTCGAGGCGCTCGGTCGCCGCGTCGGCGCCGACCCGATGGTCATCAAGTTCCTCGCCCACGCGATCGACAAGGATCGCATCGTCGGCCTGCCGGAGATCAGCCGCGCGTTCCTGCGGTTGTCCGACGAGGCCGCCAACCGCGTGCAGGCCGAGATCACCTCGGCCGCACCGATGAGCGCCGACGCGGTCTCGCGCCTGCAGCAGGCGCTCGCGACCGCGACCGGCAAGACCGTGGTCGTGACCACCGCGGTCGATCCCGCGCTGCTCGGCGGCGTGGTCACCAAGGTCGGTAGCTACGTCATCGACGGCAGCCTCCGCACCCAGCTCGCGCGCATGCGCGAGACCCTGCAGCACTGA
- a CDS encoding ATP synthase F0 subunit B, with amino-acid sequence MSRIPRVMSFATWLALANLALANVALAAPAHGEAAPAAHAAAPAAGHEAAHGGGIEWISPIFGNTGKTGLLWILINFAVLMWLLEKLLFSKLRASTARKSDEIKSQLDRASAAREQAEGVMKDVRARLARMDGEVEEILTEARSRAAADRSRIIAAAEAEAERIRQSAIAAAEREGELRRRQLEKEIVDRAVARAEVLLRERIGAADQVRMVDDYIRQTASAPLGAAEGGPS; translated from the coding sequence ATGTCCCGCATCCCGCGTGTGATGTCCTTCGCGACCTGGCTGGCACTCGCCAACCTCGCGCTCGCCAACGTCGCCCTCGCTGCGCCTGCCCACGGCGAAGCGGCCCCGGCAGCCCACGCCGCGGCCCCGGCCGCCGGGCACGAGGCCGCCCACGGCGGCGGCATCGAGTGGATCTCGCCGATCTTCGGCAACACCGGCAAGACCGGCCTGCTGTGGATCCTCATCAACTTCGCCGTGCTCATGTGGCTGCTCGAGAAGCTGCTCTTCTCGAAGCTGCGCGCGAGCACGGCCCGCAAGAGCGACGAGATCAAGTCGCAGCTCGATCGCGCCAGCGCGGCGCGCGAGCAGGCCGAGGGCGTCATGAAGGACGTCCGCGCCCGCCTCGCCCGCATGGACGGCGAGGTCGAGGAGATCCTCACCGAGGCGCGCAGCCGTGCCGCCGCCGACCGCAGCCGCATCATCGCCGCCGCCGAGGCCGAGGCCGAGCGCATCCGCCAGTCGGCGATCGCCGCCGCCGAGCGCGAGGGCGAGCTGCGGCGCCGGCAGCTCGAGAAGGAAATCGTCGACCGCGCGGTCGCCCGCGCCGAGGTGCTCCTGCGCGAGCGCATCGGCGCCGCCGATCAGGTCCGCATGGTCGATGACTACATCCGTCAGACCGCCAGCGCCCCGCTCGGCGCCGCCGAGGGAGGACCGTCGTGA
- a CDS encoding ATP synthase F0 subunit B — MDHAALLSTLTDALPSSLALVGAPVVDIDGTLFVQGGIFLALVVILNPLLFKPWLATQARRAEAIDGAARKAVALEQEADALVKDYDAKLAAARDQAADLRGAAHREEEQAQAAKLATAREAASAEATAARERIARESEAARTELSGRVDELAQTIASKLLGRGAA, encoded by the coding sequence ATGGATCACGCCGCACTTCTCTCGACCCTCACGGACGCGCTGCCCTCGTCGCTGGCCCTCGTCGGCGCACCGGTGGTCGACATCGACGGGACCCTGTTCGTGCAGGGGGGCATCTTCCTCGCCCTGGTGGTGATCCTCAATCCACTGTTGTTCAAGCCCTGGCTCGCGACCCAGGCCCGCCGCGCCGAGGCCATCGACGGCGCCGCTCGCAAGGCGGTCGCGCTCGAGCAAGAGGCCGACGCGCTGGTGAAGGACTACGACGCCAAGCTCGCGGCGGCCCGCGATCAGGCCGCGGATCTCCGCGGCGCCGCGCACCGCGAAGAGGAGCAGGCCCAGGCCGCGAAGCTCGCGACCGCCCGCGAGGCCGCCAGCGCCGAGGCCACCGCCGCGCGCGAACGCATCGCCCGCGAGTCGGAGGCCGCCCGCACCGAGCTCTCGGGCCGCGTCGACGAGCTCGCGCAGACCATCGCCAGCAAGCTGCTGGGAAGGGGAGCCGCCTGA
- a CDS encoding polymer-forming cytoskeletal protein → MNTPDITTILGKGSAFDGKLTFEGAVRIDGEFSGEIRTQGTLIVGESADVRAQIVAARIVIEGTVRGDISASESIEIHAPARVYGNLSSPALEIQRGSVFEGNCQMDGSGQHATTGNGQRKRDKAPTPTDTAAVG, encoded by the coding sequence ATGAACACCCCCGACATCACCACGATCCTCGGCAAAGGCAGTGCATTCGACGGGAAGCTCACGTTCGAAGGTGCGGTGCGCATCGACGGCGAGTTCTCCGGTGAGATCCGCACGCAGGGCACGCTGATCGTGGGCGAGTCGGCCGACGTGCGCGCGCAGATCGTCGCGGCGCGGATCGTCATCGAGGGCACCGTGCGCGGGGACATCAGCGCCAGCGAGTCGATCGAGATCCATGCGCCGGCGCGCGTGTACGGCAACCTCTCGAGCCCGGCGCTCGAGATCCAGCGCGGCAGCGTGTTCGAGGGCAACTGCCAGATGGACGGCAGCGGCCAGCACGCGACCACCGGCAACGGTCAACGCAAGCGCGACAAGGCGCCGACGCCGACCGATACCGCCGCGGTCGGCTGA